One window from the genome of Helicobacteraceae bacterium encodes:
- the cas1c gene encoding type I-C CRISPR-associated endonuclease Cas1c, producing MRKLLNTLYVSSQGAYLRKEGETVVVEVGGEKKLQLPIHTISSIVCFGNVMCSPFLMGFCAERSVAISFLSERGAFLASARGAVSGNVLLRREHYRKADDADSSLSIAINIVKAKLSNSLAVIHRAIRDHGAKINVNLLKDAANKIKRLIKTLSDAKDLDEVRGYEGEGSYEYFAVFDQLILEQKEDFVFNGRNRRPPLDNVNATLSFAYVILSHDLRSALESVGLDPQVGFLHRDRSGRHSLALDMMEEFRSVIADRLVLSLINRRQIAKKEFAKSASGAVTISDSGRKTILTEYQNRKQEEIFHPYIDEKVKIGQLFFIQANLLARHIRGDIDGYPPFFWR from the coding sequence GTGCGCAAACTATTAAACACGCTCTATGTAAGCTCTCAAGGAGCTTATCTTCGCAAGGAGGGCGAAACCGTAGTCGTAGAGGTCGGCGGGGAAAAGAAACTGCAACTGCCTATTCATACGATAAGCTCGATCGTCTGTTTTGGAAACGTTATGTGTTCGCCGTTTCTTATGGGTTTTTGCGCGGAACGAAGCGTCGCTATATCTTTTTTGAGCGAACGAGGCGCTTTCCTAGCCTCCGCGCGCGGCGCGGTAAGCGGCAACGTTTTGCTTCGCCGCGAACACTATCGCAAAGCGGACGATGCGGACTCGTCGCTAAGCATAGCGATAAACATAGTAAAAGCTAAACTCTCTAATTCGCTCGCCGTTATCCACAGGGCTATTCGCGATCACGGCGCTAAAATTAACGTAAATCTATTGAAAGACGCGGCAAACAAGATTAAACGGCTTATCAAGACCCTCTCGGACGCGAAAGATTTAGACGAAGTAAGAGGATACGAAGGCGAAGGCTCCTATGAATACTTCGCCGTATTCGATCAACTGATATTGGAACAGAAAGAGGATTTCGTTTTTAACGGGCGCAATCGCCGTCCGCCGCTAGATAACGTAAACGCGACGCTGTCTTTCGCATATGTGATTTTATCCCACGATCTGCGATCGGCACTTGAAAGCGTCGGTCTTGATCCGCAGGTTGGTTTTCTCCATCGCGATCGATCGGGCAGACATTCGCTTGCCTTAGATATGATGGAGGAGTTTAGATCGGTAATAGCCGATCGCTTGGTTCTCTCTTTGATTAACAGACGACAGATCGCTAAAAAAGAATTCGCTAAAAGCGCGAGCGGCGCGGTTACCATAAGCGATAGCGGTCGTAAAACGATTCTGACCGAATATCAAAACCGCAAACAAGAGGAGATATTTCACCCGTATATAGATGAAAAGGTAAAGATCGGACAACTCTTTTTCATTCAGGCGAATCTGCTTGCGCGTCATATCAGAGGCGATATAGACGGCTATCCGCCGTTTTTCTGGAGATAG
- the cas2 gene encoding CRISPR-associated endonuclease Cas2: MTVLITYDVAISTEGGAKRLRRISKACANYGQRVQFSVFECALEPAQWVKLKSALEKIIDHKSDSLRYYYLGANCKNRIEHIGAKPSIDIDAPLII, encoded by the coding sequence ATGACGGTGTTGATCACATACGACGTCGCCATATCGACGGAGGGCGGCGCAAAACGGCTTCGCAGAATCTCCAAAGCCTGCGCTAATTACGGGCAAAGAGTTCAGTTTTCCGTATTCGAGTGCGCGCTTGAACCCGCTCAGTGGGTCAAACTAAAGAGCGCGCTGGAAAAAATTATCGATCATAAAAGCGATAGCCTGCGTTACTACTATCTCGGAGCTAACTGCAAAAACCGAATCGAGCATATAGGCGCTAAACCATCGATTGATATTGACGCGCCGCTTATTATCTAA
- the ribD gene encoding bifunctional diaminohydroxyphosphoribosylaminopyrimidine deaminase/5-amino-6-(5-phosphoribosylamino)uracil reductase RibD, with translation MLDEFYMRLALNEAWKYQILTYPNPPVGAALLDRFDRLIAVAAHKKAGEPHAEVNAFFDGFCELCRDESKIAKLRALKTSEAICDFLRKNHDGLFSDTTLFVTLEPCARSGKTPACAPLIADLGVKKAVIGCDDPNPKMAGGGAYLLERGVTVVRGAREKECEALLEPFKIWLRRAFILFKWAQRLNGSINDGKISSDPALRETHAIRGVCDLLAIGGATVRADRPVLDARRANAKAPNVLIVSRRDDFDKTVPIFSVPDRSVSIAREINLDRGLVLVEGGGGLLNYLADRIDWLLCYESLALSGGNLSIAFDRDLELLRGDTIGDNIKLWLKIK, from the coding sequence GTGCTAGACGAGTTTTATATGCGCCTCGCGTTAAACGAAGCGTGGAAATATCAAATATTAACCTATCCTAATCCGCCCGTAGGCGCGGCGCTTTTGGATCGCTTTGATCGGCTGATCGCCGTCGCCGCGCACAAAAAGGCGGGCGAACCGCACGCGGAGGTAAACGCCTTTTTCGACGGCTTTTGCGAACTGTGCCGGGACGAATCAAAAATCGCTAAGTTGCGCGCGCTAAAAACAAGCGAGGCAATCTGCGATTTTTTGCGTAAAAATCACGACGGGCTTTTTAGCGACACGACGCTTTTCGTTACGCTTGAGCCGTGCGCTCGATCGGGCAAAACCCCCGCGTGCGCGCCGCTAATTGCCGATCTGGGCGTAAAAAAGGCGGTGATCGGTTGCGACGATCCCAATCCAAAAATGGCGGGCGGCGGCGCGTATCTGCTTGAGCGCGGCGTAACCGTCGTTCGCGGCGCGCGCGAAAAAGAGTGCGAGGCGCTCCTGGAACCGTTTAAAATTTGGCTTCGCCGCGCCTTTATCCTATTCAAGTGGGCGCAACGGCTAAACGGCTCGATCAACGACGGAAAAATCAGCTCCGATCCCGCCCTTAGAGAGACGCACGCGATACGAGGCGTATGCGATTTGCTCGCGATCGGCGGCGCTACCGTCCGCGCCGACCGCCCCGTTCTTGACGCTAGACGCGCCAACGCGAAAGCGCCAAACGTTCTAATTGTTTCGCGGCGCGACGATTTTGACAAAACCGTCCCGATTTTTAGCGTCCCCGATCGGAGCGTGTCAATCGCGCGCGAAATAAACCTTGATCGCGGGCTGGTTTTGGTCGAGGGCGGCGGCGGATTGCTGAACTATCTAGCCGATCGAATCGACTGGCTGCTGTGCTATGAGAGTTTGGCGCTAAGCGGCGGCAATCTATCGATAGCTTTTGATCGCGACCTAGAGCTTTTGCGCGGCGATACAATCGGCGATAATATAAAGCTCTGGCTAAAAATCAAATAA
- the rmuC gene encoding DNA recombination protein RmuC has translation MSLSVDYLLLTLAIIGALNLIAAIALITRKNIAVDPTILAQLNRLESAQTLEARAARAEQTENLDRFAERIAKTINALGEFQKERFDSFAAAQDNLRKISEENLKDIRAAIEKQLTNLREENAKKLDEMRKIVDEKLQESIGKRFSESFNLISERLEKVHLGLGEMQKLAQDVGGLKNALTNVKTRGTFGEAQLSAILDQIFSKEQYYEQYAIKSGERVDFAIKLPAKSENDMNVLLPIDSKFPIEDYQRLTDAFEQNVDKETIDG, from the coding sequence ATGAGTTTATCTGTCGACTACCTACTCCTAACGCTCGCCATAATTGGCGCGCTTAATCTGATCGCCGCGATCGCGCTGATAACGCGCAAAAATATCGCGGTCGATCCAACGATCTTAGCGCAGTTAAACAGGCTTGAAAGCGCGCAAACGCTGGAGGCGAGAGCCGCTAGAGCGGAACAGACCGAAAACCTAGATCGCTTCGCCGAGCGTATCGCCAAAACAATCAACGCGCTAGGCGAGTTTCAGAAGGAGCGCTTCGATTCGTTTGCCGCCGCGCAAGATAATTTGCGTAAAATCAGCGAGGAAAACCTGAAAGATATTCGCGCCGCCATAGAAAAACAGCTAACCAATCTGCGCGAGGAAAACGCCAAAAAACTAGACGAAATGCGAAAGATCGTCGATGAGAAGTTGCAAGAGTCGATCGGAAAGCGCTTTAGCGAGTCTTTCAATCTGATCAGCGAACGGCTTGAGAAGGTGCATTTGGGGCTTGGCGAAATGCAGAAGCTGGCGCAGGACGTAGGCGGGCTGAAAAACGCGCTGACAAACGTAAAAACGCGCGGAACGTTTGGCGAGGCGCAATTAAGCGCGATCTTAGATCAGATATTCTCGAAAGAGCAGTATTACGAGCAGTATGCGATCAAAAGCGGCGAACGGGTCGATTTCGCGATCAAACTGCCCGCTAAGAGCGAAAACGATATGAACGTCTTACTGCCGATCGATTCAAAGTTTCCGATCGAGGATTATCAGCGGCTAACGGACGCCTTTGAGCAAAACGTGGACAAAGAGACGATCGACGGTTT